A genomic window from Silene latifolia isolate original U9 population chromosome Y, ASM4854445v1, whole genome shotgun sequence includes:
- the LOC141627700 gene encoding uncharacterized protein LOC141627700, with amino-acid sequence MDPHAIGIRYQIRAAESDKRKGRCRFLADNPIEESDIVDTWSFPDEDIVHVEDDVWDLYFDGASNNMRCGIGVLIISPRGEHVPVSIKLDFAVTNNAAEYEACLLGLQSANKLGVMKLTVNGDSSLVINQVTGSWKIKSSSMAPYQAKIEELEKLFEEVRYVYLPREENQFADAFCQKRQR; translated from the coding sequence ATGGACCCTCATGCTATCGGAATTCGATATCAAATACGTGCCGCTGAAAGCGATAAAAGGAAAGGTCGTTGCCGATTTCTGGCCGATAATCCGATCGAAGAAAGCGACATTGTTGACACTTGGTCGTTCCCGGATGAGGATATTGTCCATGTCGAAGATGATGTATGGGATCTATATTTCGATGGGGCTTCGAATAACATGAGATGCGGAATAGGTGTCCTTATCATTTCCCCGAGAGGAGAGCACGTACCAGTTTCGATCAaattggacttcgccgtcacaaaTAACGCCgcggaatacgaagcatgcctacttGGTTTGCAGAGCGCTAACAAGTTAGGAGTCATGAAGTTGACGGTGAACGGGGATTCCTCCTTGGTCATTAATCAAGTGACGGGGTCATGGAAGATCAAAAGTAGCAGCATGGCACCCTACCAGGCTAAGATAGAAGAGCTAGAAAAACTCTTCGAAGAGGTGCGATACGTGTACCTCCCAAGGGAGGAAAATCAGTTCGCTGACGCCTTTTGTCAAAAGCGGCAGCGTTGA